One window from the genome of Crassostrea angulata isolate pt1a10 chromosome 2, ASM2561291v2, whole genome shotgun sequence encodes:
- the LOC128170634 gene encoding uncharacterized protein LOC128170634 — translation MDKENELIYINSDYDIYRLSLETETKIPLLQTNSSTWKPHCVYCSPFSMDLLVGMFRKDLKIGIVTRYSNSGKLKQSIICDKFGQELYNEPRYITENNNGDVVVSDSDWETGAVVVTDRGGQHRFTYTGDPSGSGLLPRGICTDGLSHIIVCDSSSKKIHVIDEDGRFLSYIFINSKLMSEASCLSYAFPDDLFLVGSYYGNKIGVCKYVAEKIEANTDKTECRFFLYGNTPCI, via the exons ATGGACAAGGAGAACGAATTAATATACATCAATAGTGATTACGACATATACAGATTGTCTTTAGAAACGGAAACAAAAATCCCGTTATTACAGACCAATAGTAGTACATGGAAACCTCATTGTGTGTACTGTTCGCCTTTTTCTATGGATCTACTCGtcggaatgtttagaaaagatctgaaaataggtatagttaccCGGTATAGCAATTCCGGAAAACTGAAACAATCAATAATCTGCGACAAGTTTGGGCAGGAGTTGTATAACGAGCCTCGTTATATAACTGAAAATAACAATGGAGACGTGGTAGTGTCCGACTCAGACTGGGAGACAGGTGCTGTAGTTGTTACAGACCGTGGGGGTCAACATCGTTTTACCTACACAGGAGATCCCTCTGGATCAGGACTATTACCACGTGGAATTTGCACGGATGGATTGTCACACATCATAGTGTGTGATAGTTCAtcgaaaaaaatacatgttatcgATGAAGATGGACGTTTCCTTTCATACATATTTATTAACTCAAAACTTATGTCAGAAGCGTCCTGTTTGAGTTATGCTTTTCCCGATGACCTTTTCTTGGTTGGATCATATTACGGCAACAAGATAGGTGTCTGTAAATATGTAGCTGAAAAAATTGAAGCTAACACTG ACAAAACTGAATGTCGATTTTTTCTCTACGGTAATACCCCGTGCATTTGA
- the LOC128170633 gene encoding olfactory receptor 51T1-like yields MANTYVVIAASVLFCIGLIGNSITVCFVAVSKRLHTPTYVLIGCLAVSDVLVSVTRYVQIFEKSFFKEYTQIYIYWTFSFLFLHSAFFHMVLVSYVRFVFITNPLRSLILTCKKILWMSFAIWISSIVVSIGYGTFKVLKIMNIKSFKSADFAEVGFGLYICGLPFIIVVFNVRKLYYLYNQTASVLWARIANSMSLLFCIIIVIYLLSTIYPLIYTINYALLNSSFLDSSLDLVHDMFSFSLLVNTYVNPLIYFMFSPPI; encoded by the coding sequence ATGGCGAATACGTATGTTGTTATTGCTGCATCCGTTTTGTTCTGCATTGGATTAATTGGAAATTCTATCACCGTCTGTTTTGTTGCTGTATCCAAACGGCTGCACACTCCAACATACGTCCTGATTGGATGCCTAGCAGTGTCTGACGTACTCGTCTCCGTGACGCGATATGTTCAGatatttgaaaaatctttttttaaagaatatacacaaatatatatatattggacaTTTAGCTTTTTGTTTCTTCATTCGGCATTTTTCCATATGGTGTTAGTGTCATATGtacgttttgttttcattacaaaTCCTCTTCGCAGTTTGATACTGACTTGTAAAAAAATTCTGTGGATGTCTTTTGCCATTTGGATAAGCTCTATTGTCGTTTCCATCGGATACGGAACATTTAAAGTGCtaaaaataatgaacataaaatctttcaaaagtGCAGATTTTGCTGAGGTTGGGTTTGGCTTGTATATTTGTGGATTGCCATTTATTATTGTAGTTTTCAATGTTCGAAAGCTGTATTATTTGTATAACCAAACAGCTTCTGTTCTATGGGCCAGAATAGCAAACTCAATGTCGTTGTTGTTTTGCATTATCATTGTGATTTATCTCCTTAGCACAATCTATcctttaatttacacaataaactATGCATTGTTAAACAGTTCCTTTCTAGATAGTAGCTTAGACTTAGTTCAtgatatgttttctttttcgtTGCTTGTCAATACTTATGTGAAtcctttgatatatttcatgttttcaccccctatttaa